From the Ammospiza caudacuta isolate bAmmCau1 chromosome 24, bAmmCau1.pri, whole genome shotgun sequence genome, one window contains:
- the SCUBE3 gene encoding signal peptide, CUB and EGF-like domain-containing protein 3, protein MGALQIAGFSILFFLLHSGSTLANKASQDVDECVEGTDNCHIDAICQNTPKSYKCICKSGYTGDGKHCKDVDECEREDNAGCVHECVNIPGNYRCTCYDGFRLAHDGHNCLDLDECSEGNGGCQQTCVNMMGSYECFCREGFFLSDNQHTCIQRPEEGMNCMNKNHGCAHICRETPKGGIACECRPGFELTKNQRDCKLTCNYGNGGCQHTCDDTDQGPKCGCHVKFLLHSDGVTCIGERHFQQHVILETFSNETCAVNNGGCDSKCHDAATGVHCSCPMGFMLQPDRKTCKDIDECRLNNGGCDHICRNTVGSFECSCKKGYKLLINERNCQDIDECSFDRTCDHLCINTPGSFQCLCHKGYTLYGLTHCGDIDECSINRGGCKFGCINTPGSYQCTCPAGCKLHWNKKDCVAGACPLELVKCLPGSVPPRATLTCNKMGKKDSCALSCTSKARFLPESDSSYTVSCGTPVLRQGQHRATNSSQQCLETVAAPVKQKASFKIKDAKCHLHPRSKGKQEEAGRAGTQGGSAPCSDCQVTFVNLKCDSSKKGKGRRARNSPSKEVTRITLEFEAEIKPEEITASCNLHCLRQRVEKKLKSAIKALKKSINQERFLLRFSGMEYEVARKLSVAPERQESCGPGQQRLASKCVSCSQGTYYHGQTEQCVPCPPGTYQEREGQLSCDLCPRGDTFGPIGATNITGCTGQCPPGQHSADGFKPCQPCPRGSYQPEVGRALCFPCGGGLTTRHEGALSFQDCDTKVQCSPGHYYNTSVHRCIRCAVGTYQPDFRQNYCISCPGNTTTDFDGSTSVSQCKNRQCGGELGEYTGYIESPNYPGNYPANIECTWNINPPPKRKILIVVPEIFLPSEDECGDVLVMRKNSSPSSITTYETCQTYERPIAFTARSRKLWINFKTSEANSARGFQIPYVTYDEDYEQLVEDIVRDGRLYASENHQEILKDKKLIKAFFDVLAHPQNYFKYTEKHKEMLPRSFIKLLRSKVSSFLRPYK, encoded by the exons ATGTTGATGAGTGCGTGGAGGGCACCGACAACTGCCACATCGATGCCATCTGCCAGAACACCCCCAAGTCCTACAAGTGCATCTGCAAGTCCGGCTACACCGGGGATGGGAAGCACTGCAAAG ATGTTGACGAGTGTGAGCGGGAGGACAACGCAGGCTGCGTGCACGAGTGCGTCAACATCCCCGGCAACTACCGCTGCACCTGCTACGACGGCTTCCGCCTGGCACACGACGGCCACAACTGCCTGG ACCTGGACGAGTGCTCGGAGGGCAACGGCGGCTGCCAGCAGACCTGTGTCAACATGATGGGCAGCTACGAGTGCTTCTGCAGGGAGGGCTTCTTCCTCAGTGACAACCAGCACACCTGCATCCAGCGCCCTGAAG aAGGCATGAACTGCATGAACAAGAACCATGGCTGTGCCCACATCTGCCGGGAGACCCCCAAAGGGGGCATCGCCTGCGAGTGCCGCCCCGGCTTCGAGCTCACCAAGAACCAGCGGGACTGCAAAC TGACCTGCAACTACGGCAACGGGGGCTGCCAGCACACCTGTGATGACACCGACCAGGGCCCCAAGTGCGGCTGCCACGTCAAATTCCTGCTGCACTCGGACGGGGTGACGTGCATAG GGGAGAGACACTTCCAGCAACACGTTATCCTTGAGACGTTTTCTAAtg AGACGTGTGCTGTGAACAACGGGGGCTGTGACAGCAAGTGCCACGACGCGGCCACCGGCGTCCACTGCAGCTGCCCCATGGGCTTCATGCTCCAGCCTGACAGGAAGACCTGCAAAG ACATCGACGAGTGCCGGCTCAACAACGGCGGCTGTGACCACATCTGCAGGAACACCGTGGGCAGCTTCGAGTGCAGCTGCAAGAAGGGCTACAAGCTGCTCATAAACGAGAGGAACTGCCAAG ACATCGACGAGTGCTCCTTCGACCGCACCTGCGACCACCTGTGCATCAACACCCCCGGCAGCTTCCAGTGCCTCTGCCACAAGGGCTACACGCTCTATGGGCTCACCCACTGCGGAG ACATCGATGAGTGCAGCATCAACAGGGGTGGCTGCAAATTCGGCTGCATCAACACTCCTGGCAGCTACCAGTGTACCTGTCCTGCTGGCTGCAAGCTGCACTGGAACAAGAAGGACTGTGTGG CTGGTGCTTGTCCCTTGGAGCTGGTGAAGTGCCTGCCGGGTTCGGTGCCACCACGGGCCACCCTCACCTGcaacaagatgggcaagaaggaCAGCTGTGCCCTTTCCTGCACCTCCAAGGCCCGATTCCTGCCAG AGTCCGACAGCAGCTACACAGTGAGCTGTGGGACCCCCGTGCTGcggcagggccagcacagagccaccaacagcagccagcagtgcctcG AGACTGTGGCTGCCCCCGTCAAGCAGAAAGCCTCCTTCAAGATCAAGGATGCCAAGTGCCACCTGCACCCGCGGAGCAAGGGCaagcaggaggaggctgggagggcagggacacaag GTGGCTCGGCGCCGTGCTCTGACTGCCAGGTCACCTTCGTCAACCTCAAGTGCGACTCGTCCAAGAAGGGGAAGGGGCGCCGGGCTCGCAACTCCCCCAGCAAAGAGGTGACACGGATCACGCTGGAGTTTGAGGCAGAGATCAAGCCTGAGGAGATcacag CCAGCTGCAACCTGCACTGCCTGCGACAGCGAGTGGAGAAGAAGCTGAAGTCGGCCATCAAAGCGCTGAAGAAATCCATCAACCAGGAGCGGTTCCTGCTGCGCTTCTCGGGGATGGAGTACGAGGTGGCCCGGAAGCTGAGCGTGGCCCCGGAGCGGCAGGAGAGCTGCGGGCCGGGCCAGCAGCGCCTGGCCAGCAAGTGTG TCAGCTGCTCGCAGGGAACCTATTACCACGGGCAGACGGAGCAGTGCGTGCCCTGCCCGCCCGGCACCTACCAGGAGAGGGAGGGGCAGCTCTCCTGTGACCTGTGTCCCCGCGGCGACACCTTCGGACCCATCGGAGCCACCAACATCACCGGCTGCACCG GTCAGTGTCCCCCTGGGCAGCACTCTGCTGATGGCTTCAAGCCCTGCCAGCCGTGTCCCCGTGGCTCCTACCAGCCCGAGGTGGGACGGGCGCTGTGCTTCCCCTGCGGCGGGGGCCTGACCACGCGCCACGAGGGAGCCCTGTCCTTCCAGGACTGCGACACCAAAG TGCAGTGCTCCCCTGGGCACTACTACAACACGAGCGTGCACCGCTGCATCCGCTGCGCCGTGGGCACCTACCAGCCCGATTTCCGGCAGAACTACTGCATCTCCTGCCCCGGCAACACCACCACCGACTTCGACGGCTCCACCTCCGTGTCCCAGTGCAAAA ACCGGCAGTGtggaggggagctgggggagtACACGGGCTACATCGAGTCCCCCAACTACCCGGGGAATTACCCCGCCAACATCGAGTGCACCTGGAACATCAACCCCCCGCCCAAGCGCAAGATCCTCATCGTGGTGCCCGAGATCTTCCTCCCCTCCGAGGATGAGTGCGGCGACGTCTTGGTCATGCGGAAAAACT cctccccatcCTCCATCACCACCTACGAGACCTGCCAGACCTACGAGCGACCCATCGCCTTCACCGCCCGCTCCCGCAAGCTCTGGATCAACTTCAAAACCAGCGAAGCCAACAGTGCCCGGGGCTTCCAGATCCCCTACGTCACCTACGATG AGGATTATGAGCAGCTGGTGGAGGACATCGTGCGGGATGGAAGGCTCTATGCCTCTGAGAACCACCAGGAGATCCTCAAG GACAAGAAGCTCATCAAAGCTTTCTTCGACGTGCTGGCGCACCCCCAGAACTACTTCAAGTACACAGAGAAGCACAAGGAGATGCTGCCCCGCTCCTTCATCAAACTCCTGCGCTCCAAAGTCTCCAGCTTCCTCCGGCCTTACAAATAG
- the RPL10A gene encoding large ribosomal subunit protein uL1 has translation MSSKVSRDTLYEAVKEVLHGSRAKKRKFVETVELQISLKNYDPQKDKRFSGTVRLKSTPRPKFSVCLLGDQQHCDEAKAVDIPHMDIEALKKLNKNKKLVKKLAKKYDAFLASESLIKQIPRILGPGLNKAGKFPSLLTHNENLVAKVDEVKSTIKFQMKKVLCLAVAVGHVKMTEDELVYNIHLAINFLVSLLKKNWQNVRALYIKSTMGKPQRLY, from the exons ATGAG CAGCAAAGTGTCCCGGGACACCCTGTACGAGGCGGTGAAGGAGGTGCTGCACGGCAGCCGTGCCAAGAAGCGCAA GTTCGTGGAGACGGTGGAGCTGCAGATCAGCCTCAAGAACTATGACCCGCAGAAGGACAAGCGCTTCTCCGGGACCGTCAG gttGAAGTCGACGCCGCGGCCTAAATTCTCGGTGTGTCTGCTGGGGGATCAGCAGCACTGCGATGAGGCCAAAGCAGTTGACATCCCTCACATGGACATAGAAGCTCTGAAGAAGCTCAACAAAAACAAGAAGCTGGTGAAGAAGCTGG CTAAGAAGTACGACGCCTTCCTGGCCTCTGAGTCCTTGATCAAGCAAATCCCTCGAATCCTGGGCCCGGGCCTGAACAAAGCTGGGaaattcccttccctgctcaccCACAACGAGAACCTGGTGGCCAAGGTGGATGAGGTCAAATCCACCATCAAGTTCCAGATGAAGAAG gtgctctgtCTGGCTGTGGCCGTGGGTCACGTGAAGATGACAGAGGACGAGCTGGTCTACAACATCCACCTGGCCATCAActtcctggtgtccctgctgaagAAGAACTGGCAGAACGTGCGAGCTCTGTACATCAAGAGCACCATGGGGAAACCCCAGCGCCTCTACTaa
- the ZNF76 gene encoding zinc finger protein 76 — protein MESLGLPAVTLGDGTTAYLQQAARGEKLIEGQVIELEDGTTAYIHQVTFQKEAVAFEDGQPVVLEDGSMAFIHSTAKESYEPGTFQAVQLEDGSTAYIHHPVIVAPGSTILQVQMEAGLQGLPGKEEEDDGLDVDTINALQQYGRKGADEEEEGVTDTCHVKSKDSSNLSSQDLQEEEMQSHRKGQQVGSRAFRCGYQGCGRLYTTAHHLKVHERAHTGDRPYTCDFPSCGKAFATGYGLKSHVRTHTGEKPYKCPEDLCSKAFKTSGDLQKHIRTHTGERPFKCPFVGCGRSFTTSNIRKVHMRTHTGERPYTCAEPGCGRGFTSATNYKNHMRIHTGEKPYLCTVPGCGKRFTEYSSLYKHHVVHTHCKPYTCSSCGKTYRQTSTLAMHKRSSHGELEATEESEQALFEQQQLEAADRGSPLKSQHIAFLSEMEEDEEEDAVPTQISLISQDGTEQVSLSQEELQALGSAIGVVAQSRVLAVPEGGDTGTVAVASSDGTEAQEVTVVASGAVVSEESDIAPLCHQQVALLATSHGTHIAVQLEEQQSLEEALSMATAVIHYEPVPPATALPGKGS, from the exons ATggagagcctggggctgccagcagtGACCCTTGGGGATGGCACCACGGCCTACCTGCAGCAGGCTGCCAGAG GTGAAAAGCTGATTGAAGGGCAAGTCATTGAACTTGAAGATGGGACCACAGCTTATATCCACCAGGTGACATTTCAGAAAG aGGCTGTGGCTTTTGAAGATGGGCAGCCAGTGGTGCTGGAGGATGGCAGCATGGCCTTCAtacacagcacagccaaag AGAGTTACGAGCCTGGCACATTCCAGGCTGTCCAGCTGGAGGATGGCTCCACTGCCTACATCCACCACCCTGTCATCGTGGCCCCTGGCAGCACCATCCTGCAAGTGCAGATGGAAGCTGGGCTCCAGGGGTTgcctgggaaggaggaggaagatgatggCCTCGATGTGGACACCATTAATGCATTGCAGCAGTATGGCAGGAAG GGCGCTGacgaggaagaggaaggagtgACAGACACCTGCCATGTGAAGAGTAAAGACTCCAGCAACCTCTCTTCCCAG gatctgcaggaggaggagatgcaGAGCCACAGGAAGGGGCAGCAGGTCGGCAGCAGAGCTTTCCGCTGCGGGTACCAAGGCTGTGGCCGCCTCTACACCACTGCCCACCACCTCAAG GTACATGAACGTGCTCACACGGGTGACCGGCCATACACGTGTGACTTCCCAAGCTGTGGGAAAGCATTTGCCACAG GGTATGGTCTGAAGAGCCACGTGAGAACACACACAGGTGAGAAACCGTACAAGTGTCCAGAAGATTTGTGCAGCAAAGCCTTCAAAACCTCCGGGGACCTGCAGAAACACATCCGCACGCACACGG GTGAGCGTCCCTTCAAGTGTCCCTTCGTGGGCTGTGGCCGCTCCTTCACCACGTCCAACATCCGCAAGGTTCACATGCGGACGCACACGGGCGAGCGGCCCTACACctgtgcagagcctggctgcGGCAGGGGCTTCACCAGCGCCACCAACTACAAGAACCACATGAGGATCCACACAG GAGAGAAGCCATACCTGTGCACCGTGCCGGGCTGCGGGAAGCGCTTCACCGAGTACTCCAGCCTGTACAAGCACCACGTGGTGCACACGCACTGCAAGCCCTACACGTGCAGCAGCTGCGGCAAGACCTACCGACAGACCTCCACGCTGGCCATGCACAAACGCAGCAGCCACGGCGAGCTGGAGGCCACCGAGGAGAGCGAGCAGGCCCTGTtcgagcagcagcagctggagg CTGCTGACAGAGGCTCTCCACTGAAAAGTCAGCATATTGCTTTCCTCTCAGAGATggaggaagatgaagaagaagatgcTGTGCCTACACAAATCTCACTTATCTCTcaggacgggacagagcag GTCAGTCTGtctcaggaggagctgcaggccctgggcagtgccatcgGCgtggtggcacagagcagggtcctCGCCGTGCCcgagggaggggacactgggaccgTGGCTGTGGCCAGCAGTGATGGCACCGAGGCACAGGAG GTGACCGTAGTCGCTTCTGGGGCGGTGGTGTCAGAGGAGTCGGACATTGCCCCGCTCTGCCATCAGCAGGTGGCATTGCTGGCCACCTCCCACGGCACCCACATTGCTGTGCAG ctggaagagcagcagagcctggaggaaGCCCTCAGCATGGCCACAGCAGTCATCCACTACGAGCCAGTGCcccctgccacagccctgcctgggaagGGGAGCTga